The genomic DNA ATACATAATAAACGGACGAAAGAGAGGAAGCTTTATTGAGAGCGTATGAACTTGTTTATGCTTTGAGGCCGAATCTCCAAGACGAGGAGAGGGTTTCTCTGATCAAGCGCTTTGAGGAGCTCGCGAAGCGGCTCGGCTGTGTTCGGACGGAGATCAAAGAATGGGGCATGAGGCGGACAGCCTACGAGCTGAAGAGGTTTCATGAGGCCTACTACATTGTGATGCGGTTTTTTGGCGACTCGTCGGCAAAAGATGAGATCGACCGGCAGCTGAAGTTGACGGACGAGGTACTTCGCCACCTTTTTGTAAGACTTGAGGATGAGGAGAAGGCTTCGGAGGAGGAGCTTGATGAGTCTGTGGTAGAGGCATCAGACTAGGGTAAGAGGGCATTGAAATGACTGATCTAAACAGGGTATTCTTGGTGGGGCGCCTCGTTCGGGACGCTGAGCTAAAGTACACGACGTCGAATTTACCCGTGTGCCAGTTTGACTTGGCGGTAAACAGGGCCAAACGTGAGGGAGATGGTTGGAAAGAGGAGACGATGTTCATCAACCGAATCTCGCATTGGGGTGAGCAGGCCGAACGAAAGGCAGAATACCTTCAGAA from bacterium includes the following:
- a CDS encoding single-stranded DNA-binding protein, with the translated sequence MTDLNRVFLVGRLVRDAELKYTTSNLPVCQFDLAVNRAKREGDGWKEETMFINRISHWGEQAERKAEYLQKGRLVFVEGRLRMDEWEKDGQKRRELKVVATHVQLLSSPKAESGAGAFKEQTFTKPASDLVSEDDLPF
- the rpsF gene encoding 30S ribosomal protein S6, yielding MRAYELVYALRPNLQDEERVSLIKRFEELAKRLGCVRTEIKEWGMRRTAYELKRFHEAYYIVMRFFGDSSAKDEIDRQLKLTDEVLRHLFVRLEDEEKASEEELDESVVEASD